The genomic segment GTTTAGTGTTCATGGAGGCTTTCATCATCCACTTGTTGGTGTGTGGATCAAACATCTCCATGTTTCCGAGGTGCTCGTTGCCATCATGGCCTCCAACAGCATACACTTTCCCTATAAAATGATGAATGTGCAGTTTTATTCTTATGTTTGAATCATTTATTGTAAGCAGGAGGTTCCAGTATTCACTGTAGCTTTTACTGGTGTACTACTTTGTCCCACACTAAAgacaaaaattctaataaaagcaAAAATTGGTCCGTTTTATAACAGTAATAATTATTTAACCAGAATTGGGTTAGGGATGTTCTCTATTGACATAAATCAACACCCTGATATTTTCTTGAGTTTAGTTTATATGAATAGACCATATTTGTTCTATATTATTTGTAAAACTCTTACACTGTACTATTTCTCTCCCATTAATATTAATGGATATTAATTGAAACAACATATAAAAAAAGAGGTCTTATTTGTTCACTATAATAAAGCATATAATTAAACGACACAGTGATTACTAGTGTTTTAAAGTAGGGATGAACTGATACCACTTTTTACAAAACTAGTGAAGTAAAAGTCATAAGTTTTTTAATCCCTCTCTAATTCTCCTTAAATAGTTGTTTTATTAGCTTTTCATATCTCTTTCTCACCTGCTACTGAAATCACTCCCACGTGTCTGCGTCTGCTGTTCATTTCAGGGCCGAAGAACCAGCTGTTTTTACTGATGGAGTAACACTCGATACTGCGGAACGGGTCTCCGGATCCCCCTCGTCCCCCGACGCAGAACAACACACCTGTCAGGGTTCTCCGTTAGACACAGCAGAACAACACAAGAGAGCAGGAACAATCACGGCTGTATCTCCTGACCTGCGGTGTGCTTGCGGGGAGCCGTACGGATCGAATACTCAAAGTCAGGAACGCTCTTGTTACTAAGGTGCAAATGATAATTTCGAGCTTCGTCAAGAAGGTCTCTGCAGCTCAAATTAGCCTTGATCATCTCCTCTTTAGCAACAGTGGCTGTGAGGAAATCCACCGGCAGCAGAGGAAGACGCACCTGTGTGAGAAAAGCCCATCAGAACAGacttttcatacatttttaaagtgacgtgacattcagccaagtatggtgacccatactcagaatccgtgctctgcatttaacccatccgaagtgcacacacacagagcagtgaacacacacacacacactgtgagcacacacccggagcagtgttcatcatttatgctgcggcgcccggggagcagttgggggttcggtgccttgctcaagggcacctaagtcgtggtattgaaggtggagagagaactgtacatgcactccccccacccacaattcctgccggcccgagactcgaactcacaacctttcgattgggagtccaactctctaaccattaggccacgacttccccccaaaCATTGCTACAACATTGTACATTGCTGACAACATTAGCTTAAAATGATCCAAGCCCATTTCTGAAATGTGATGTTGGATCTGTACAGTGCCACCACTGGCCACAAACTGAAGCTGGATCCTACAGCGTACTTCTGAACCGCTGCGGTACTGTCGGGACATAAGAACAGTCTCTTCGCTCAGacaatccatctcatgaacacttaACTTGGCCGCAAACGTGTTAAACTCAACactattcatacatttatttattgtacattgtTATATCCTACTTACATACCGGTATtccatttttattctttcttttatatgtcttgtcactgtcattctgctAATACTGTGGAAGCTTGTCaccaaaacaaattccttgtatgtgaaAACATAGCCTACCTGGGAAAAAGGCTCTTTCTAACTATGACACTAAAAAGTGCATGTAAAAATGATCCCAACAAACTTCCCATCCCAGCCCTGAGGAGCCAACCTGAGACATGATCTGATCCAGCCAGACATCATGGTGTTTCTGATTGGCTTTAAGCCATTTGACAGCGGCGTTGTACACTTGAGTCTCAGACTGAATGTTCAGGTCACTGGAGGCCAGCAGCGTCTTGAGGTGCTGCGGCGAGACGCAGATGAAATCCTCACACTCCACCACTTCACTGAAATGCTCGCATGCGTAGCGGTCAGCCATGTCCATCAGGTCCACCCTGTTGTGACTCTCTGCGAAGGTGCGGACGGCCAGACAGTTGGAGGGGTGGAAGTGTGCTTTCATGTATTCACAGCAGGCCCGAGCGATCAGCTCCACCTGCAGGATACACGCCGCGTACAGCAGCGGCTGGACGTTATCCACCGTCAGAGTCAGGCGCGAGGAGTACGCGAAGAGCACCAGGTCCTGGATGGCATCGGCGTCGAAATCTCGTATCTCAATCAAGTCCTGTTTGGCCTCTGCCATATCTGAGAGGAACATGGCGCGGAAGTACGGCACCACGCAGGCCAGAACCAGTTTGTGACATGGTATCAGTTTGTTCCCAACCTGGAGCGAGAAACAAAAGGGAGAGACTTAGAAACAGAAGAAGCTGCTGTGAGACTATATTCACTGCGTCAGATACCTTCAGAGTGACGTCACACAGCTCTCCGTTCTCATAAAACTGTCTGAGGGAGTTGTGGAAATCCTTCCAGGCCTCTTTAGCCTCAAACACGAACGATCCGTCCGCGTCACCCTCGCTATTAGACGGCTGCGACGAGCGTTTCTGCTGATTCCCATGTTCTGGCACCATGTCTTGCTCACACACACCGACACCTGCgcgcgcgtgcacacacacacacacacacacacacacacattcaagagtAGGGGAGTCTGAGTATAGAGCAGACTCTGAACACACAATACTTATACAGAATGAAATACATCTCAAAGGAGAAGACGGTTAAATCCCATGATTGACATGCTGTTAGCTGTCTCTGTTAAATGTCTCTTCTGAATGAACTCTGTGTTTGCAGACATggtcctccacacacacacacacacacacacacacacacacacacacacacacacacacacacacacacacacacacacacagaccatctTTGTTGCAGAACCACAGTTCAGTTATTCTTTATACTGAGAAACAGACTCTTTTAACTCTGTGACTCACCTAGATCATAACAATCATAAACATATCATCTGAGAATCATTGCTCACATGAAAGGAAAATAACTGTACTATACTATATCAAGTACTATAAAGATTTAATAGcatctttttatattttgaatgctGGGTAGGATCATATATGACAAACTACACTTTATCCCCACAAAAACGCTACACAAAGAGACATATAGATAAAGCTGTTTGTCATTTTTCGTTAATAAACTGCATTAAAAGCCtttatattttaacactttctgtgtttttttttttactataaattgTGTAACGTTAAGCTAATCGTTTAAACAACCAAAACATGACAGCATGAGCTAAAACGTCAACACAACAAACGGGACGGATTCACGAGCAGGAAATATCAGAGATGAACCTTATTGACTTTAAGCAATTCAACATAATATAAGATTAAATCAATTACATGTGTGAATTGGATGTTTTGTCGATGTTTTACCGCATTTTCAACAGCCGCACTTCCACTAAGGACGGATCGACGGCACTTCCGCGTTCTGAAGCACTATGAACTCTGGACTTTGTAGTCCAAACCATTGGAACGCTTTTACTCTGTCACGTGTTCCCCATAGAGCTCGGGAAGATCATAGACTCCCTCCAGTATTTCGCGATCGATGAATTTATCGCAAAACTCCTAAATTTTCGCAAAAGATCGCAAATTTTCGTAATTGCCACATATTTTCCCCATAATTTCAAGTAGCTTAGAAGCGTCCCGTGACGTCATTTCAATGCGCATTCAGCTTTGCTTTCTCATCAGGGGCGAATTAGAAGAGCTACATTGGATAAACAATTCGCAAGCGGATGTAGTTCGAGCTGTGCAGAGACCGTTTATCTGCTCGAGCTGATCTAGACACCATTATACACAGCGCTGGGAGATACAGTGAAGAAAGCTGTCCAATTCACCACAGAATCAACATCTCCGTGAAATTTTGTGAGAAGCATTCAAATTCAGCGAATAATTCTGTTAAGGCTGATCAGAACAAACACCACTGATATGGAAACCAGGAAAAACATTGTTCATAAACATAATCTCCACCATTCACCATAAATTTAACAGTAAACTAAGGGACAGTTTGTGGCAGAAATTGTCTAATGTTTTTGAGTGATTTTAAATGCTCCACACAACTTTTCCCAAAACTTCAATGCTTTAGGTATTACCGAgtttgaaagttatttttaatatgacgATATTTGTtcatccttaaagggatagttcacccaaaaattatatcattaatgactcgccctcatgtcgttccaaacccgtaagaccagtttaagatattttagatttagtccgagagctctcagtccctccattgaaactgtgtgtatggtctactgtccatgtccagaaaggtaagaaaaacatcttcaaatcagagggtcagttagaattttttgaagtatcgaaaatacattttggtccaaaaataacaaaaactacaactttattcatcgttgtcttctcttccagtctgtcgtgagcgcattcactgcagtgtagtgatatccggttcgcgaacgaatcattcgatgtaactggatcttcaccaaaccaattcaccaaatcgaactgaatcgtttgaaacagttcgcgtctccaatacgcattaatccacaaatgacttaagctgttaacttttcatgcactcaaacagtacactgactgaactgctgtgaagagagaactgaagatgaacaccgagccgagccagatgacgaacaaaagactgactcgagatgtttcgttcgttatctggctcggctcggtgttcatcttcagttctctcttcacagcagttcagtcagtgtactgtttgagtaaatgaattactctgggatattggtttgttttaactcagagggagtgtcagccacattaaaaaaagttaacagcttaagtcatttgtgaattaatgcgtattggagacgtgaaccatttgaaacgattcagttcgatttggtgaactggttcaaaaagatccggttacatcgaatgattcattcgcgaactggatatcactacactgcagtgttttgaactctctcacaacagacacggaagagaagacaatgctgaataaagttgtagttttgggtgaactatccctttaatagattTCCCCCATGTATGTAACTAAAAGTTTTATAATGTAGGAAAGCAAACacttatttaaaagtaaaatgaagATGTTAAATTACCACTAGTAGATGGCAGCAGAGAAGTACTTATAGGCCATTTCCAATCCTTAGTATagtctttatatttttgtattcattaaattatatttagacattatgaatgacagtaataaaagtacattttatcagatgtaatatatttattgcaTCTGTAAGACGTCTGCTAAAGATCTGGGAATCATCTGCTGTGTACTCTGATAAAGGTCTCAGATGCAGTTTTACATGTGTGACTGGTTAAATATTATTCATTTGGGTTTGTTTGGTGTTATTTTAATGGGTGTATTTTAAAGGCGAAGACGTTTGCACTGCCGTGGAGCTGAGCCTTGACATTGAGCACACCTGTGCCACGCAATTATTGCGGCGTGTTGGTGGCTTTATAAACTGCGTATTCAAGTGGGCCGCTTTGATTCTTCTCCTGTGTGGTGTGGACAGAAAAGGTCTTGTTGGTATATATTTTCCTGTCGCTTTCCCCTGGTGAGTcgcttgttttattattttcttttctttagccGCCGATTATAGtctaaatgtgtgtttg from the Carassius carassius unplaced genomic scaffold, fCarCar2.1 SCAFFOLD_74, whole genome shotgun sequence genome contains:
- the klhl8 gene encoding kelch-like protein 8: MVPEHGNQQKRSSQPSNSEGDADGSFVFEAKEAWKDFHNSLRQFYENGELCDVTLKVGNKLIPCHKLVLACVVPYFRAMFLSDMAEAKQDLIEIRDFDADAIQDLVLFAYSSRLTLTVDNVQPLLYAACILQVELIARACCEYMKAHFHPSNCLAVRTFAESHNRVDLMDMADRYACEHFSEVVECEDFICVSPQHLKTLLASSDLNIQSETQVYNAAVKWLKANQKHHDVWLDQIMSQVRLPLLPVDFLTATVAKEEMIKANLSCRDLLDEARNYHLHLSNKSVPDFEYSIRTAPRKHTAGVLFCVGGRGGSGDPFRSIECYSISKNSWFFGPEMNSRRRHVGVISVAGKVYAVGGHDGNEHLGNMEMFDPHTNKWMMKASMNTKRRGIALAALGGPIYAIGGLDDNSCFSDVERYDIESDRWSAVAPMNTPRGGVGSVALGGYVYAVGGNDGVASLSSVERFDPHLNKWTDVREMGQRRAGNGVSELNGCLYVVGGFDDNSPLSSVERFDPRTNHWEYVAELTTPRGGVGVATVMGRVFAVGGHNGNIYLNTVEAFESRMNRWELVGSVSHCRAGAGVAVCSTHISQIRDVGQGSSNVADCM